In one window of Acidimicrobiales bacterium DNA:
- the purS gene encoding phosphoribosylformylglycinamidine synthase subunit PurS, with amino-acid sequence MSLYSAMVEVSLRPGIADPQGATIERALPALGFDGISGVRAGKAFRFTIEAPDETAARREVDDLCRRLLSNPVIEDAEVTLVAAEVAR; translated from the coding sequence GTGAGTCTCTACTCGGCGATGGTGGAGGTTTCCCTCCGCCCAGGCATTGCCGATCCGCAGGGCGCAACCATCGAGCGCGCGCTGCCCGCGCTCGGGTTCGATGGGATCTCGGGTGTGAGAGCCGGAAAGGCGTTTCGCTTCACGATCGAAGCACCCGACGAGACCGCCGCCCGGCGCGAGGTCGACGACCTGTGCCGGCGGTTGCTCAGCAACCCGGTGATCGAGGATGCGGAGGTAACCCTGGTCGCCGCGGAGGTCGCTCGTTGA